The proteins below are encoded in one region of Cytophagales bacterium:
- a CDS encoding zinc dependent phospholipase C family protein produces MKRKSIVFLIILLSFSFPAFESKEMRWGFHAHRKINRLAVFTLPPEMIGFYKQNVQYIVEKSVNPDMRRYVNPLEAPRHYIDLDVYGDSALDIMPRYWKQAVEKFTEDTLQAYGIVPWHINRVRYNLTDAFKERDLERVLRYSADLGHYVGDANVPLHTTENYNGQFTNQYGIHGFWESRLPELFSEEYDFFVGKATYLDNPQLEAWKGVINANNALDSVLLFEKQLTIKMGEDKKYAFETRGSATIRVYSYDFSKAYHDKLSGMVERRMRAAVKMVGDFWYTCWVDAGQPILDRDIIEEPEKEKLEVNPKIKVRNHESGR; encoded by the coding sequence GTGAAACGCAAAAGCATTGTCTTCTTGATCATTTTACTGAGCTTCTCCTTTCCTGCTTTTGAAAGCAAAGAAATGCGTTGGGGATTTCACGCACATCGAAAGATCAATCGCCTGGCCGTATTCACACTTCCCCCTGAAATGATCGGCTTCTACAAGCAAAACGTGCAGTATATCGTAGAAAAGTCAGTTAATCCGGACATGCGCAGGTATGTCAATCCATTGGAGGCACCCCGGCATTACATTGACCTGGATGTATATGGAGACAGTGCCCTGGACATCATGCCTAGATACTGGAAACAAGCTGTAGAAAAATTCACAGAAGATACCCTTCAAGCATATGGCATAGTACCCTGGCACATCAACAGGGTGCGTTATAATCTCACAGATGCCTTCAAAGAAAGAGATCTGGAACGCGTATTGCGATACTCTGCGGACCTAGGGCATTATGTAGGCGATGCGAATGTTCCCCTACATACGACTGAAAACTATAATGGCCAATTTACCAACCAATATGGCATTCATGGTTTTTGGGAATCGCGCCTTCCGGAGTTGTTTTCTGAAGAATACGACTTCTTCGTGGGTAAAGCTACTTATCTAGACAATCCGCAATTGGAAGCATGGAAAGGCGTCATTAATGCCAACAACGCACTGGATTCAGTTTTACTTTTCGAAAAGCAATTGACCATTAAAATGGGTGAAGACAAAAAATACGCCTTCGAAACACGGGGTTCAGCGACTATTAGGGTATATTCTTATGACTTCTCAAAAGCTTACCATGACAAACTCAGTGGCATGGTCGAAAGACGCATGCGCGCTGCAGTGAAAATGGTCGGCGATTTCTGGTATACCTGCTGGGTGGATGCAGGTCAGCCGATTCTGGACCGGGATATCATTGAAGAGCCGGAAAAAGAAAAGCTCGAAGTGAACCCAAAGATCAAGGTAAGGAATCACGAATCGGGTCGGTAA
- a CDS encoding DUF1684 domain-containing protein, with amino-acid sequence MRKKITYVLVPVILVLVWLSFTGEGVEAYLKQVQETIDDRVKYLRTSESSPFRQYNEPFKEPSYFPIDASYRVNATVERIQKRNIVTLPNSNSGVETYEEFAWLNFTLNGERQRLLVLRPAGFGAVKVLFLAFTDETSADLTYGGGRYLDIEIGKSDKVVLDFNLAYNPYCAYTDQYSCALPPRENQLSVAVNAGEKNFH; translated from the coding sequence ATGCGAAAGAAAATAACTTATGTCCTCGTTCCTGTAATTCTGGTATTGGTCTGGTTGAGCTTTACCGGAGAAGGTGTCGAGGCGTATTTAAAGCAGGTTCAGGAAACCATTGATGATCGTGTGAAGTATTTACGGACGAGTGAGTCTTCTCCGTTTCGTCAATACAACGAACCCTTTAAGGAACCTAGTTATTTTCCAATTGACGCCAGTTATCGGGTCAATGCTACAGTGGAGCGCATCCAAAAACGGAACATAGTCACTTTGCCTAATAGTAATTCAGGCGTTGAAACCTATGAAGAATTTGCCTGGCTCAATTTCACCTTAAATGGAGAACGGCAAAGGCTATTGGTATTAAGGCCTGCCGGATTCGGTGCAGTGAAAGTCCTTTTCCTGGCTTTTACCGATGAAACAAGCGCTGATCTGACCTATGGTGGAGGAAGATATCTAGATATAGAGATCGGTAAATCTGATAAAGTAGTACTTGATTTTAACCTGGCTTACAATCCCTATTGCGCCTATACGGATCAGTATTCGTGTGCCTTGCCTCCGAGGGAGAACCAACTTTCTGTGGCTGTTAATGCAGGAGAAAAGAATTTCCACTGA
- the tsf gene encoding translation elongation factor Ts: MAISAKDVNKLRQMTGAGMMDCKKALVEADGDFDKAIEFLRKKGQKVTNARADRETTEGVVFSKVSAEGNKGILVSFSCETDFVAKNDDFMSLGQAITDVAFAESPADVDALKAMTIDGQAISEKIVEATGKIGEKLEISAMEVLESEAVVPYIHSNKKLGVLVGLTNTNGSDVVEAGKDVAMQIAAMKPIAVDKDGVDSATVEKEIEIGKEQARQEGKPEQIIEKIAQGKLQKFFKENTLLSQAFVKDNSMNVTQYLDSVSKGLTVSEFKRVQIG; encoded by the coding sequence ATGGCAATTAGCGCTAAAGATGTAAACAAACTCCGACAGATGACCGGAGCAGGTATGATGGACTGCAAGAAGGCATTGGTCGAGGCTGATGGCGATTTCGACAAGGCGATCGAATTTCTTCGCAAGAAAGGGCAGAAAGTAACTAACGCCCGTGCAGATAGAGAAACTACCGAAGGTGTTGTTTTCAGCAAAGTAAGTGCGGAAGGTAACAAGGGTATCCTGGTTTCATTTTCTTGTGAGACCGACTTTGTTGCTAAAAACGATGATTTCATGAGCCTCGGACAGGCGATCACTGACGTGGCTTTCGCTGAGTCTCCTGCTGATGTCGATGCTTTGAAAGCAATGACCATCGATGGTCAGGCTATTTCTGAGAAAATTGTAGAAGCGACTGGTAAAATTGGCGAGAAATTAGAAATCTCTGCCATGGAAGTACTGGAAAGCGAAGCTGTTGTTCCTTACATCCACTCTAATAAGAAATTGGGTGTACTTGTTGGTTTGACTAACACAAATGGGTCTGACGTGGTGGAAGCTGGTAAAGACGTAGCAATGCAAATTGCTGCCATGAAGCCTATCGCTGTGGACAAAGACGGTGTGGATTCTGCTACAGTTGAGAAAGAGATCGAAATTGGAAAAGAGCAAGCACGACAGGAAGGAAAGCCTGAGCAAATCATCGAGAAAATTGCTCAAGGAAAACTTCAGAAATTCTTCAAAGAAAATACTTTGTTGAGCCAGGCGTTCGTGAAAGACAATTCAATGAACGTGACTCAGTACCTGGATAGCGTTTCCAAAGGACTGACCGTCTCGGAATTCAAAAGAGTTCAAATCGGATAA
- the radC gene encoding DNA repair protein RadC, translating to MQNNNLTIKKWAPEDRPREKLLSKGKKNLSNAELIAILLGSGTKSLSALDVARNILQENSNSLNELAQLGIAGLKQFKGIGEAKAVTIVSALELGRRRKPEDRRLRPRLMTADETYDFMKADLQDLKHEEFWVILLRRNHEVINKYLVSSGGVSGTLVDPKLIFKRAVDELAAAVILVHNHPSGNRRPSQADVRLTRKIQEAGKLLDVSVLDHLIFTDEAFFSFSDEKMMCY from the coding sequence ATGCAAAACAACAATCTCACCATCAAGAAATGGGCGCCAGAGGACCGTCCACGCGAAAAACTCCTCTCCAAAGGCAAAAAAAACTTATCCAACGCGGAACTCATTGCAATTTTATTAGGCTCAGGAACAAAATCCCTGTCAGCATTGGATGTGGCCAGGAATATCCTGCAAGAAAACTCCAATAGCCTGAATGAATTAGCCCAGTTAGGCATTGCGGGCCTTAAACAATTCAAAGGAATTGGTGAAGCCAAAGCAGTGACCATAGTGAGTGCATTGGAATTAGGGAGGCGAAGGAAACCAGAAGATCGAAGGCTCAGGCCACGTCTTATGACGGCAGATGAAACATACGATTTCATGAAGGCTGACTTGCAGGACCTCAAACATGAGGAGTTTTGGGTGATCCTATTACGACGGAACCATGAAGTGATCAATAAATATCTGGTCAGCAGTGGCGGAGTTTCCGGGACTTTAGTTGATCCTAAATTGATCTTTAAGCGGGCAGTGGATGAATTAGCAGCAGCAGTCATTTTGGTGCATAATCACCCTTCAGGCAATAGACGTCCCAGTCAGGCAGATGTCCGTTTAACCCGGAAAATACAAGAAGCAGGCAAGTTGTTGGATGTTTCTGTGCTCGATCACCTTATTTTTACCGATGAAGCTTTTTTTAGCTTTTCGGATGAAAAAATGATGTGCTATTGA
- a CDS encoding VOC family protein encodes MKIRIEHVAYWVEDLESVKGFYETYFDATSGDRYENKTKGFKSYFLTLGAGARIEIMQKSNIEENNHKGQIMGLAHIALSLGSKRAVDQFTQKMQAVGIPIVGKPRTTGDGYYESVIADPEGNLIELTV; translated from the coding sequence ATGAAAATACGCATTGAGCACGTCGCCTATTGGGTTGAGGACCTGGAAAGCGTCAAAGGCTTTTACGAAACATACTTCGATGCGACATCTGGAGACAGATACGAAAACAAGACAAAAGGCTTCAAGTCTTATTTCCTGACCCTGGGAGCTGGAGCGCGCATTGAAATCATGCAAAAGTCAAACATTGAGGAAAACAATCATAAAGGTCAGATCATGGGATTGGCTCACATTGCTTTATCGCTTGGCTCAAAAAGGGCAGTTGATCAATTCACTCAAAAAATGCAAGCAGTGGGTATTCCAATTGTAGGTAAGCCCAGAACAACCGGTGACGGCTATTATGAAAGCGTGATCGCCGACCCTGAAGGCAATCTGATTGAGTTGACGGTGTAA
- the pheT gene encoding phenylalanine--tRNA ligase subunit beta, translating into MKISHNWLTDFIELDQPASEIADALTQTGLEVEGVETVEKIPGGLRGLVVGEVKTCSQHPNADKLSVTTVDIGGEALSPIVCGAPNVAAGQKVIVAPVNTMIYPASGEPFKIKKAKIRGEASAGMICAEDEVGLGTDHDGIMVLDTDLPNGTPITELFDSGEDTVYEIGLTPNRGDGASHFGAARDLKAFFKRPITFPELKDLKISEDSPITVEVENTDACPRYTGITIRGVKVSPSPDWLQFRLRAIGLTPINNLVDITNYVLHGLGQPLHAFDADKILGGKVIVKMLDQGSKFTTLDEVERSLDASDLMICNAKEGMCIAGVFGGMESGITEETTSVFIESAYFAPDYIRASAQRHGLSTDASFRYERGTDPEITVNALIYATNLILELAGGQVASDIIDIYPNPVPPQTINTNYQKFEWLIGKKIPNDEIDQILADLDIQVKASDGDKMTVEVPAYRSDVTRPADLVEEVLRIHGINSVDIDDSFSADFLAEFNEMEPYKVQEELSYYLAGAGFHEIVTNSLTNPEYQEKLGLGGASVEILNKSSEELGIMKTDPLYTGLEVVRHNINRRQTNLSLFEFVRTYERLEEKFRESEWLTLYLTGGQEESWMYEKAGYYSFHHVVGVVNTLFNKVNIKRVASVPLMENKVFQYGISLQVNNQELAQIGAVKRDILSYYQIDQQVFFAKINWKKLLKLATKKIEFQPMSKYPEVRRDLSLLLNKSTTFSEIREIAFKSEKKLLNRVNVFSVYEGKNIDADKKAYAISFHLQDLERTLTDKQIDKVMNNLMRRFEQDLNAVIRK; encoded by the coding sequence ATGAAAATTTCTCACAACTGGCTTACTGATTTCATCGAGCTGGATCAACCAGCTTCGGAGATTGCAGATGCGTTGACGCAGACAGGTCTGGAAGTAGAAGGAGTGGAAACTGTGGAAAAGATTCCCGGTGGTTTGAGGGGCTTGGTCGTAGGAGAAGTGAAAACCTGCTCCCAACATCCCAATGCGGATAAGTTGAGTGTGACTACAGTGGATATTGGTGGAGAAGCACTTTCTCCAATTGTTTGTGGTGCGCCGAATGTAGCTGCCGGACAAAAGGTGATTGTGGCTCCGGTCAACACTATGATCTATCCCGCTTCAGGAGAACCATTCAAAATAAAAAAAGCCAAGATCCGGGGAGAGGCTTCTGCGGGGATGATCTGTGCAGAAGATGAAGTTGGTTTAGGGACTGATCATGACGGGATCATGGTGTTGGATACAGATCTTCCTAATGGTACGCCTATCACCGAATTATTTGATTCGGGAGAAGATACAGTTTATGAAATCGGCCTTACGCCTAATAGAGGAGATGGTGCTTCACACTTTGGTGCGGCCAGAGATCTAAAAGCTTTTTTTAAGCGTCCTATCACCTTTCCTGAATTAAAAGATTTGAAAATCAGTGAGGACTCACCGATCACTGTTGAAGTAGAAAATACGGACGCCTGCCCTCGTTACACGGGGATAACCATCCGAGGCGTAAAAGTCAGCCCTTCACCGGATTGGTTGCAATTCCGCTTGAGAGCGATTGGATTGACACCTATCAATAACCTGGTTGATATTACTAATTATGTCCTTCATGGCTTGGGGCAGCCTTTGCATGCCTTTGATGCGGATAAGATTCTCGGTGGAAAAGTCATCGTGAAGATGTTGGATCAGGGATCCAAGTTCACAACCCTGGATGAGGTAGAGCGATCACTGGACGCTTCAGATCTCATGATCTGCAATGCTAAAGAAGGGATGTGTATTGCCGGCGTTTTTGGAGGTATGGAATCTGGTATTACTGAGGAAACCACCAGTGTCTTCATAGAGAGTGCTTATTTCGCTCCTGATTACATACGTGCCTCAGCGCAAAGGCACGGCCTAAGTACTGATGCTTCTTTTCGATATGAAAGAGGGACAGATCCTGAGATTACAGTCAATGCTTTGATTTATGCTACCAACCTGATTCTGGAGTTGGCTGGAGGTCAGGTGGCTTCGGACATCATTGATATTTATCCGAATCCGGTTCCTCCCCAAACCATCAATACTAATTACCAAAAGTTTGAGTGGCTGATCGGTAAAAAGATCCCGAACGATGAGATTGATCAAATCCTGGCCGATCTTGATATCCAGGTGAAAGCATCTGATGGCGATAAGATGACCGTGGAAGTTCCTGCTTATCGTAGCGACGTGACCCGCCCCGCAGATCTAGTAGAAGAAGTGCTGCGTATCCATGGGATCAATAGTGTGGACATTGACGACTCATTTTCTGCTGATTTCCTGGCGGAATTCAATGAAATGGAGCCGTATAAGGTTCAGGAGGAATTGTCATATTACCTTGCTGGTGCTGGTTTTCATGAAATAGTGACCAATTCTTTGACCAACCCTGAATATCAGGAAAAACTCGGTTTAGGTGGCGCTTCGGTTGAGATCCTAAATAAGTCCAGCGAAGAGCTGGGAATCATGAAGACTGATCCGCTTTATACGGGATTGGAAGTGGTAAGGCACAACATCAACAGAAGGCAGACGAATTTGAGCCTGTTTGAGTTCGTTAGAACTTATGAACGACTAGAAGAAAAATTCCGTGAATCAGAATGGCTCACTTTATACCTCACTGGAGGTCAGGAAGAATCATGGATGTATGAAAAGGCCGGTTACTATAGTTTCCATCACGTGGTAGGTGTGGTAAACACCTTATTTAATAAAGTGAACATCAAACGAGTGGCGAGTGTCCCGCTCATGGAAAATAAAGTTTTTCAATATGGCATCTCACTGCAAGTCAACAATCAGGAATTGGCACAAATCGGTGCGGTGAAAAGAGACATCCTGTCCTATTATCAAATTGATCAGCAAGTATTTTTTGCAAAGATCAATTGGAAGAAATTGTTGAAGCTGGCTACCAAAAAGATTGAGTTTCAGCCCATGTCGAAATACCCGGAAGTGCGCCGGGATCTTTCACTTTTGCTGAATAAGTCGACGACTTTTAGCGAGATCAGAGAAATTGCTTTCAAGTCTGAGAAAAAATTGCTAAATAGGGTTAACGTATTTAGTGTCTATGAAGGGAAGAACATCGATGCGGATAAAAAAGCCTATGCCATCAGCTTCCATTTACAAGATCTGGAAAGGACTTTGACTGACAAACAGATTGATAAAGTGATGAATAATCTGATGCGAAGGTTTGAACAGGATCTAAATGCGGTGATAAGAAAATAA
- the rny gene encoding ribonuclease Y: MDIIYIVIGVFAGLVAGFLISKFLQDKLFRTKITAAEEKGDLILKEAQLAAENIKKDKILEAKEKYIKLKADYEEEHNRKKNQIITNENKIRQRESNLSKQIEKNKRAEAELESMKENVSAQMEIVKKRKDEYEKLKGQQVATLEKISNLTADEAKSQLVEALKDEARTDATAHIKEIVEEAKMTATKEAKKIVLQTIQRTATEHAIENCVSVFNIESDDIKGKIIGREGRNIRTLESATGVEIIVDDTPEAIIISGFDPVRREIARLSLHRLVQDGRIHPARIEEIVNKTTKNIEEEIVEIGERTVIDLGIHGLHPELIKMVGRMRFRSSYGQNLLQHSREVAKLCATLASELGLNSKLAKRAGLLHDIGKVWPEEPDTPHAILGMELAKKYKENKEVCNAIGAHHDEIEMTSMLSPIVQACDGISGSRPGARREVMESYIKRLKELESLALNFEGVNKCYAIQAGRELRVLVDAEHVTDQQAGDLSFNISQKIEKDMQYPGQIKVTVIRETRSVAFAK; encoded by the coding sequence ATGGACATAATCTATATTGTAATAGGCGTTTTTGCTGGTTTAGTAGCCGGATTTCTGATAAGTAAGTTTTTGCAGGACAAGCTTTTCCGAACCAAAATCACAGCTGCTGAGGAAAAAGGAGACCTTATTTTAAAGGAAGCCCAACTGGCAGCGGAAAACATCAAGAAGGACAAGATCCTTGAAGCCAAGGAGAAGTACATCAAACTGAAGGCAGATTACGAAGAGGAACACAACCGGAAAAAGAACCAGATCATTACCAACGAGAATAAAATCAGGCAGCGTGAGTCTAATCTTTCAAAGCAGATTGAAAAGAACAAGCGCGCTGAGGCTGAGTTGGAGTCCATGAAAGAGAATGTCTCAGCTCAGATGGAGATTGTAAAGAAGAGGAAAGACGAGTACGAGAAATTGAAAGGTCAGCAAGTGGCTACCCTCGAAAAGATATCTAACCTTACGGCAGATGAGGCCAAGTCTCAATTGGTAGAAGCACTCAAGGATGAGGCTCGAACAGATGCCACGGCTCATATCAAAGAGATTGTGGAAGAGGCGAAGATGACTGCTACTAAGGAAGCGAAGAAGATCGTTCTTCAGACCATTCAGCGTACGGCTACTGAGCATGCGATTGAAAATTGTGTATCTGTCTTCAACATCGAGAGTGATGATATCAAAGGTAAGATCATCGGTCGAGAAGGAAGAAACATCCGAACGTTGGAGTCTGCCACAGGAGTAGAGATCATCGTAGACGACACACCGGAAGCCATTATCATTTCAGGGTTTGATCCTGTGCGCCGCGAGATTGCAAGACTGTCCTTGCATCGATTGGTGCAAGACGGTAGAATCCACCCGGCAAGGATTGAGGAGATCGTCAATAAGACCACCAAGAACATTGAAGAAGAGATTGTTGAAATTGGTGAACGGACCGTCATTGATTTAGGGATCCATGGCTTACATCCTGAACTGATCAAAATGGTCGGTCGAATGAGGTTCCGTTCTTCTTACGGGCAGAACTTGCTACAACACTCAAGGGAAGTGGCCAAACTGTGTGCGACGCTGGCGTCTGAATTGGGTCTGAATTCGAAGTTGGCGAAACGTGCCGGATTGCTTCATGATATTGGTAAAGTATGGCCAGAAGAACCAGATACGCCACACGCGATCCTGGGTATGGAACTGGCTAAGAAATACAAAGAGAACAAGGAAGTGTGCAATGCAATTGGCGCACACCACGATGAAATCGAGATGACTTCAATGCTTTCTCCGATCGTGCAGGCTTGTGATGGAATTTCTGGAAGTCGACCAGGTGCAAGGAGAGAAGTGATGGAGTCTTACATCAAACGACTAAAAGAGCTGGAGTCATTGGCCCTCAATTTTGAAGGAGTTAATAAATGCTATGCGATCCAGGCAGGCCGTGAGTTACGCGTGTTGGTGGATGCTGAGCATGTTACCGACCAGCAGGCCGGAGACTTGTCGTTCAATATTTCGCAGAAGATAGAGAAGGACATGCAGTATCCGGGTCAGATCAAGGTGACGGTGATCCGGGAGACCAGGTCTGTGGCGTTTGCGAAGTAA
- a CDS encoding cell division protein ZapA — MAELSIKLRIGNREYPMRVKSEDEERIRKAGKILNDKVKKYREQFGIDDNQDLLAMVAFDCLIEKMKNEEQAGSVDEVSTQQLAKLNQMISNAL; from the coding sequence ATGGCTGAATTATCCATTAAACTTAGAATTGGTAACAGAGAATACCCGATGCGGGTAAAATCTGAAGATGAAGAGCGGATAAGAAAGGCTGGTAAAATACTTAACGACAAGGTTAAAAAATATAGAGAGCAATTTGGTATTGATGATAATCAGGATCTTTTGGCGATGGTCGCTTTTGATTGCCTGATTGAAAAAATGAAGAATGAAGAGCAGGCTGGTAGTGTTGATGAAGTTTCTACCCAACAACTCGCCAAGCTTAACCAGATGATTTCTAACGCACTCTGA
- the tsf gene encoding translation elongation factor Ts: MAITAKEVDKLRKMTGLGIMDCKKALVQSEGDFEQAIEILQKKGEKITVGREDRETNEGVVFAKVNAGGTRGVLVAFSCETDFVAKNEDFLSLGQEIVEVAFSVTPVDIDALKAVPIAGRTIAEKIVEATGKIGEKLSISAMELLEGEAVVPYIHSNKKLGVLVGLKHANGAEVSEAGKDVAMQIASMNPISVDKGDVDASLVEKEIEIGKEQARQEGKPEQIIEKIAQGKLQKFFKENTLLNQAFVKDSSMNVTQYLDSVSKGLTVSAFKRVQIG, encoded by the coding sequence ATGGCAATTACTGCGAAAGAAGTAGACAAGCTTCGAAAAATGACCGGTCTGGGTATCATGGACTGCAAAAAGGCACTTGTTCAGTCGGAAGGTGATTTTGAACAGGCGATTGAGATCCTTCAAAAAAAGGGTGAGAAAATTACTGTCGGTCGTGAGGATCGGGAAACCAACGAAGGAGTCGTTTTTGCAAAAGTAAATGCGGGAGGTACGCGAGGAGTACTGGTGGCTTTCAGTTGCGAGACTGATTTTGTGGCTAAGAATGAAGATTTCCTGAGCCTTGGCCAGGAGATAGTTGAAGTGGCTTTTTCTGTGACTCCTGTAGATATTGATGCGTTGAAAGCCGTACCCATCGCTGGTCGAACGATTGCTGAAAAAATCGTAGAGGCTACCGGGAAAATTGGCGAGAAACTGTCCATCTCTGCTATGGAGTTACTGGAAGGTGAAGCAGTGGTTCCATACATTCACTCCAACAAGAAATTAGGCGTGTTAGTTGGTTTGAAGCATGCCAACGGTGCAGAAGTTTCTGAAGCGGGAAAAGACGTAGCCATGCAAATTGCATCGATGAACCCAATCTCCGTTGATAAAGGTGACGTAGATGCATCGCTTGTGGAGAAGGAAATTGAAATCGGTAAAGAGCAAGCACGTCAAGAAGGAAAGCCTGAGCAAATCATTGAGAAGATCGCTCAAGGTAAGCTTCAGAAATTCTTCAAGGAAAATACCTTGTTGAATCAGGCGTTCGTGAAAGATAGTTCAATGAACGTGACCCAGTACCTGGATAGCGTTTCTAAAGGGCTAACCGTTTCTGCATTCAAAAGAGTCCAGATAGGGTAA
- the rpsT gene encoding 30S ribosomal protein S20: MANHKSAQKRIRSNAAKGARNRYQHKTTRTFIKRLRQSTEKSEAEELLKQVTGMLDKLAKRNIIHKNKASNLKSSLTKHVNALS; the protein is encoded by the coding sequence ATGGCAAATCATAAGTCAGCACAAAAGAGGATTCGGTCAAATGCCGCTAAAGGAGCCCGTAACCGGTATCAACATAAGACCACTCGTACCTTTATCAAGAGATTGCGTCAATCTACAGAGAAATCTGAGGCGGAAGAGCTCTTAAAGCAAGTGACTGGAATGCTTGACAAGCTTGCTAAAAGAAACATCATTCACAAGAACAAGGCGTCTAACCTTAAGTCTAGCCTGACCAAGCATGTGAATGCACTCTCGTGA
- a CDS encoding DUF3575 domain-containing protein, protein MMRTLLLTFLVLIQFGVFAQQRLTVKTNPLYLLENNRYTMPLDMEYAFGKFSVQAGQMLMVSKATGLGLRENLNYSKTNLQLRYYLDGMFSGGSLGFIGLHGTTRNYDYLSKRGSYISGGGRNVNYLNSIVETQNFGAYAISGVQIQSKSNIIFEFVMGFGMREVSIQHNPEEITFVDSLDPFLFDDFEPEWREGARTIPGILIQMRFGYVFIGNKKKDK, encoded by the coding sequence ATGATGAGAACGCTACTACTCACTTTTCTGGTGCTCATTCAGTTTGGAGTATTTGCTCAACAACGATTGACAGTCAAGACCAATCCATTGTATTTGTTAGAAAATAACAGGTATACCATGCCACTGGACATGGAATATGCCTTTGGGAAATTTAGTGTCCAGGCAGGGCAGATGTTGATGGTTTCCAAAGCAACCGGGTTAGGGTTAAGAGAGAACCTGAATTACTCCAAAACCAACTTGCAGTTGCGTTACTATTTGGATGGCATGTTTTCGGGAGGTAGTCTCGGATTTATTGGATTGCATGGGACCACCAGGAATTATGATTATTTAAGTAAGCGTGGATCTTACATCAGCGGAGGAGGAAGAAATGTAAATTACCTAAATTCAATTGTTGAAACTCAGAACTTTGGTGCCTATGCGATCTCAGGTGTGCAAATTCAATCCAAAAGCAATATCATTTTTGAATTTGTCATGGGATTTGGCATGCGTGAGGTGTCTATTCAGCACAATCCGGAGGAAATTACTTTTGTGGATTCATTAGATCCGTTTCTTTTCGATGATTTCGAGCCGGAATGGCGTGAAGGAGCCAGAACAATACCAGGCATCCTCATTCAAATGAGATTTGGGTATGTGTTTATCGGAAATAAAAAGAAAGATAAGTAA